The genomic segment TTAAGGGCATCTCATTCCTTTTAGAAATACTACCAACCCTTTGGCATCAATCACATCTCAACACAAAAGCATGAGCATCTTTAAACAAGGAATGACAAAACAAACCACATAGAAGTACCTTAGATGTGGCGCGAGTTCCCCCAAAATTCCCTCCACAAGGTGAAGAGTGGCAATGGTGTAAGATATATTCCATCTATTGCTCGGGGACACATCTCCTAATCATTTGGTCGGCACATTGTTTGAACAATTAAGGTTCCTCCCAAAAATAGTCCCTTACATCAtgcaaaaaaaatttcttttgttGGCTTGTAAAATCCGAAGGCAATAACCCACTAACCAAATAATTAGCAAAATCTGTAAACCAAAGAACAACTTAAGAGTGGTTTACCTCAAATAATTGCTCATCCGGGAATGTCTCCTCGATGGGAACTGAAAATTTGATTCCATATCACCTTCCATTCTTGAAAAATGATCCGCCACTTGGTTCTCCACTCCTTTTCTATCTTGAATTTCCACATCAAACTCTTGGAGCAAAAGCACCCATCTAATAATCAACTGAGGCTTAGCATCCTTCTTTTCAATCAAGTACTTTATGGTTGAACGATCCGTATAGACTATCACTTTGGTGCCCACCAAATAAGACCgaaacttgtcaaaagcaaagaCAATTGCCAAAAGTTCTTTTTAGTCACTgtatagttgagttgagcacctATCAAAGTAAGACTAGCATAGTAAATGGAGTGAAAGACCTTGTTTCTTCGTTGCCCCatcaccgctcccacaaaaaaaATCTCTTGCATCATACATCAATTTAAAAGGCACCCCAATCTAGAGCCACAATAATTGGTGTTGAAATCAATCTACTTTTCAAATCGTCAAAAGCTTTCAAACATGCCCCATCAAAGTGGAATGGCGTATCCTTCTTCAATAAGTTACAAAGAAGCTTAGAGATCTTGGAGAAATCTTTTATGAACCGCCTATAGAACTCTACATGGCCTAGAAAGCTTCTAATGTTCTTCACTGAGGTAGGAGGTGGGAGattttcaataacctcaatctTGGCTCTATCAACTTCGATACCTTGCTTTGATACTTTATGGCCCTAAAAAATACCTTCCttaaccataaagtgacatttttcccagttaaggacAAGGTTCGTTTCTTCACATCTTTGCCAAACATTAGCCAAATTACTTAAGCAGTCATCATAAGAATCACCAAAAACATAGAAGTCATCCATGAATACCTCTAAGAATCTCTCTACCTTATCAGtaaaaatggccatcatacatcGCTGAAATGTAGTAGGAGCATTGCACAAACCACAAGGCATTCTCCTAAATGCAAAAGTACCATAAGGGCAAATGAATGCAGTCTTGTGTTGATCTTCTAGGGCCACTGCTATCTGATTGTAACCAGAGTACCCATCAAGGAAATAATAGTACTCTCTCTCAGCAAGTTTGTCTAACATCTGATCAATAAAAAGAAGAGGGAAATGATCCTTTCTAGTGGCCTTGTTTAGCTTCCTGTAGTCCATGCAAATCCTCCATCCAGTCATAGTTGTAGTAGGAATCAACTCATTGTCTTCATTCTTCACCACTGTGATCCAACCCTTCTTAGGCACGCACTGAACAAGGCTCACCCATGAACTGTTAGAGATAGGATAAATAATGCCAGCATCTAACCACTTGATGATTTCTTTCTTCActacttccttcatgataggattTAGTCTCTTTTTCCCCTCAATGGAACCTTTTTCACTGTCTTCAAGCAAGATCTTGTGCATACACAAAGAAGGACTAATACCTTGAATATCTGCAAtagtccacccaatggccttcTTGAACTTTCTCAACACCTCAAGCAACATTTCTTCTTGTTCATGATCCAACTCTGCTGAAATAATGACTGGTAAAGTGCATGATGGACCCAAGTAGGCATATCGCAAATGTGATGACAAGACTTTCAACTCCAACTTAGGTGTCTCTTTGATTAATGGGTTGGGAGCCTTGAACTCCCTAGAAGACAACTCCAATGAATCAAATCGGGCTCGTGTTCTTAGCCCTTGAGAATTAGCCTCCAACCAAGCTAGATACTCCTCCTCATCTTCGTCATTTTGAGAATCAAACATTAATAACCTTTCTAATGGATCACCAACACTACTTGTCTCAAACTCCTTTGATGCCAAAGAATCTACCATTGAAACAACAGAGCACTCCTCAATCTCATCAGGAAACTTCATAGCTTTAAGAACATTAAAAGTCACCTTTTCATCTTGGACCCTTGTAGTAAGCTCACCCTTCTCCACTTCTATCAAAGTTCTTCCTATTGCAAGAAATGGCCTCCGCAAGATAATGGGCACCTTTTTATCCGCCTCATAGTCTAGCACAATAAAATTAGCAGGGAATATGAATTTGTCTACCCTTACCAACACATCTTCAATCTTCCTATCTGGGTGAGCAAGAGATCTATCTGCAAGTTGAAGAGTAACTGTAGTAGGCCTGACTTCCCCAATCCCCAATTTCGTGAAAACAGACATTGGCATCAAATTAATGCTAgcacccaaatcacataaagccatCCCATAATAAGTGTCTCCAATAGTACAGGGAATAGTGAAACTCCCAGGATCCTTCAACTTTGGTGGCAATTTGTCTTGTAGAAATGAACAACACTCCATGGTTAGAGTCAGAGTTTCAAACTCTCCTAACCTTCTCTTCCTTGTAAGAACAtttttcatgaatttcacatagttaAGCATTTTGTCAAGTGCCTCTACAAGTGGGATGTTGATATGCAACTACTTCAACATATCTAAAAAATCTCTTGAATTGAGAATCCAACTTTTACTTCTGAAAACACTGAGGAAATGGAGGTGGCTGCTTTGAAATTGAGATGTCTGGGCAACTATGTTGCCGCATTCCTGCAGCATTCTGGGCAGAGGCGGATTTTTGTACACTATGAATTTCAGCATCTTTTTGGATttcctcatttatttggattgaagagggctcaccATCGTGCCCTGAATTTATCTTTGTATTCTCCAACTCTTTCCCGCTTCTCAAAGTGATGGCTTTACAATGTTCCTTGCCCACATTTATTGGATTCTCGGTATCACTTGGCAATGCACCATGGGGTCTATTTCTAAGCTCATTAGCTAGTTGCCCAACTTGGTTATTAAGTTCCTCAATGATACCACTTAGCTTTGAATCATGGCTTCATTCTTCACTATATACTCCTTCAACATGTTCTCAAGAGAGCTAGATTGCATTGTTTATTGTTGTGGCATTTTTTGTTGTGCTTGTGGAGAATAGCCCTGTGGGAAATTTGGTCTAGGAGGCATAGAAGAATTGCTAGTGCCATCCCCTTGATTACTCCATGAAAAGTTGGGAAGTTGCCTCAATGATGGATTATAGGAATTAGAATAAGGACCATTCCTATTTTGATTCCCCATATAACACACAGCTACTGGATTGGAAGGACAGCTGTCAAAAGTATGACCATCACAACAATACACACAAGAAATGTTCTCCATTTGCCCCATTTGTGTCCCCATAGGCTGCCCCATTGATTGATTCATCCCCATGTTCATTTTCTTGAGCATATTCAAAATAGAGGAAACTTGGGCTGCCAAGGAAGTGATGGCATCTACATCATGAATGCCAGCCACCTTTCTACCTGTAGATGATCTAGTAGTGGTCCAttgatagttgttgttggatatcctctcaaggatttcatatgcctcattataggACTTAGCAAGAAGATCACCATTCAACGAAGCATCAACTACCATTCTAGTATGGGCGTTTTGACCATTATAAAATGTCTCCATCTGGATGCAATGAGGAATGCCATGATGAGGGAATTTTTGCAACAACTCCTTAAACCGCTCCCATGCCTCATATAAAGATTCCTTATCAAGTTGTTCAAATGAAGTAATCTCATTGTAGAGCTTGGCATTCTTAGTGggaggaaagtacttcatcaaAAACCGCTCAGCCAACTCTTGCCAAGTAGTCACAGAATCTGAAGGCAAAGAGTTCAACCAAGTTCTTGCTCTGTCTCTCAAGGAGTATGGGAATAACTTCAATCTCAGGGCATCCTTTGTAAATCTGGGCAACTTGAAAGAATCACACACTTCATTGAACAAGGGATGATGAAGGTGATGATCATCTGTTTGCATCCCATTGAACTGGCCCACAGTTTGAAGCATTtggaacataacttgcttcaacTCAAACTATGTAGTAAGAATTTCTGATCTCACAATGCCCGGATTGAGCTCGTTGAAGAGGGGGAGAGCGTATTGCCTAATAGCGCGATCTCTTTCATCATCCACAATAACTGCATTTTTTCCATTATTGCTAGCTACTCCTCCTTGAACTACTCTTTCTTGAGAAGCCCCTGCTTGATTTGCTGCCCTTTAAGTGGCTCCTTGTTGAGCTCCTTGCTCAGCATCCATCACTACTACTTCCTTGTTGGATTTTGGTacttttctctttcttttgaATATGTGTTCAATTTCTTGATTAAGGGGAAGTAGTTCAGGGTCTTGACTCTCGTTCATACACTGTTTGAACCTAAATTTGCACAAGAATCATCCAAGTTAGCACAAAAGAAAATTATACCATATTGCAACATAATTAATTTCACAATAATTGACTTTAAACAATCCCCGGCAATGGCTCAAAAAATGTGTGGCATAAAATATAGCTAACTGCAAGTGTACACTATGAACAACAAGTAATATAGTAGCAAGTACCAGATATCGTTTCCTCAAGGATTGCTAATTCacaaattgcaaaaataaaaatcaacaaaATGGTTTAAAAGAAAAACCAAATTAAGTGAATCTTTGAGATTGCAATTTAAACTAATGAGAAACTAAATTAACGCTTAAAATTATCAAACACAAATTAAAAGGAATTAACAAAGATTAACAATGATGGAACAACAAGCTAGGATAATTAAATCCCTCTATTATGCAAAATCTGACAACAATGCTACTTAAATGTTGTGGCAAACTGGTTGTTCAGTAATCAAAAATTTCAATCAACTTCCATAAGCTTCTGTCGAACACATTATGGTTTAAATTCTCTAATCAAACTAACAAACTCCTATGTCAATTTAAATTCAAGAATCTATATTCAAGCATCAAATTCCTCAAGATTATGCAAGGCAAAGATACATTTCTATACccttacaaaattaaaattaaaaccttTAATCTTGCATCATTCAAGATTTAGGTCCATTAATTACCACTCTTTTCAGCAACCATAATCAATTCACTTACTCATTAATGGTGATCAATCAAAAGCAAGAATTAAATACGAAACACACTTGAATGAATGAGCCACAATTAGCATTTGGCATTACTAGCAAAGTACCCAAAATTATATAATAGAGTTCATCAACTATCCCAGCTCTTAAAAAGTTTGTAGTCCATGGTTAAGAATTCAAATACACCCAAATAATAACAGCCCATAATCAAAAAATTTAcaagaaaaattaaagaaaaactgAGAATGAACTGAGAATGCCAAGTCAATTAGATGCCTCCAAGTGGTTGTGGCTTCTAGCTTCACTCCTTTTTCTCCCTTCTTCTTATTCACGTTCAAAACTCTCCAAAAATGgctaatttttcttttttaggTGGCTGCTACTCTCTCTCTTACTATGCATGTCTTGCTCAAATTAGGGAAAGAATGATGATGATAATGCAGCTAAGTCATT from the Humulus lupulus chromosome X, drHumLupu1.1, whole genome shotgun sequence genome contains:
- the LOC133806120 gene encoding uncharacterized protein LOC133806120 → MLQTVGQFNGMQTDDHHLHHPLFNEVCDSFKLPRFTKDALRLKLFPYSLRDRARTWLNSLPSDSVTTWQELAERFLMKYFPPTKNAKLYNEITSFEQLDKESLYEAWERFKELLQKFPHHGIPHCIQMETFYNGQNAHTRMVVDASLNGRKVAGIHDVDAITSLAAQVSSILNMLKKMNMGMNQSMGQPMGTQMGQMENISCVYCCDGHTFDSCPSNPVALSGIIEELNNQVGQLANELRNRPHGALPSDTENPINVGKEHCKAITLRSGKELENTKINSGHDGEPSSIQINEEIQKDAEIHSVQKSASAQNAAGMRQHSCPDISISKQPPPFPQCFQK